The Acetobacter oryzifermentans genomic interval TGCTCAAGATGAGCCCGCTCCTGCCCTTCTCCTGCAACAGTCACTTCAAACGCAGGCAAGGATGTATAGGCCTGAAGGCGCTTAAGGGCTGCGCAGAGAATATCGTAACCTTTGGCAACATGCAGCCGCCCAAGTGAGCCTGCACGAATCACCTCTCCCTGCGTCCAAGGCTGTGCTGGCTGAATATCCGGCAAAGCTTGAAAAACCGGCCAAGACATAACTTTATTTGCCGACAGTTTGAGGCGTGCGCGCGTAATATCTGCCACGCATTCCGAATCACATACCCATAATTTTGAAAGCGATTTGGCTGCCCGTAAAAGACGAATATTTCCCGGTTTCAAAAACGCATTGTGTTGCCAACTGATAACCGGCACCCGCAAGCTGCGCCCAACTTGCTGCCCGATCAAAGTAGAGCGTGTTAAAGACGTCCAAATCTGGGTGGGTTGCCACGCAGCCAGTTTACGGCGTAACCATAAATATGCTTGGAGGTGATCGCTTTCTCCACCTTCTCTAATGTGTATATCCAGCCCCGCAGCTTGGAGCGCTGGCTCTGCCCGTTTATCCCGTGGGGTCAGCACAAAAACGCCAACATCACACCCACGCGCACGAAAAAAACCCGTAATGGAAGGCACCATAGCGCCCGTGCCACCACCTTCTAGCGAGTTAATAACGTAGGCAATTTTTTTAGGGTACAGCACGCCATCAGCTCCTGCGCAGAGAAACACTAAAACCCATCTGTTCAGAACTGATTAGGTAAGCAAAAAACTGTTTCCAGTAAAAAGGCAGCACCTTCAAACTTTGAAAAATGCTGCCTTGGCAAGATTATCTGTGACCACCACCAGGGCCACCACCGCCACCGGGACCGCCATGACCACCCGGACCACCACCACCGGGACGACCGCCGCCTCCGGGGCCGCCAGGGCCACCACCTGGTGGGCGACCACCACCACCGCCTGGGCGTGGGCCAGGGCCAAAGCCACCGGGGCCACCATGCCCACCGGGTCGGCCACCGGGGCCAAAACCTGGGCGAGGCCGCGGGCCTCGGCCACCACCGCCCCAACGGCCATAACCATAATAATCATCATATACGGGGCCATAGCCTGAATACCCGTATGGATAATACAGGCCGCCATCACCATAATAGGGGCCACCGCATGCGCTTAGGCTGCACAACAGCCCCAAAGCAGACAGTTTTAACGCCAGTTTTTTCACGGTCGCCTCCTTATCGGTCTATCAGGCTGAACCCCCAACCTTCACCAGAACATGATGTTTTTTACCAGCAGAAAGTTTGATGGCTCCATCCACCATATCCTGCTGTGTAATCAGCCTATTTTCATCTTGTATCACATCATTATTAAGGCGCGCCCCGCCACCTCGTACCAAACGCCGAGCTTCCCCATTTGTTTTAACCAACCCTGCTTCTGCAAACAGGCGAAAAACTGGAATGCCTGCGGCCATATCGGCCTCTGCCACTTCATGCACCGGCAGATCTGCCGCAGCTACGCGGCCTTCTTCAAACGTCTGGCGGGCAGCTTCTGCCGCAGCCAAGGCCGCATTGCGTCCATGACATAGAGCCGTTGCTTCTGTTGCCAGAACTTTCTTGGCTTCGTTAATTTCCGCGCCTTGCAGGGCTTCCAGACGTGCACATTCTTCAAGCGGCAGTTCGGTAAACAGCCGCAGAAAACGGCCTACATCTGCATCTTCCGTGTTGCGCCAGAACTGCCAGTAATCAAACACTGGTAAACGTTTTTCAGAAAGCCACACGGCACCGTTGGCTGTCTTGCCCATTTTGGCACCAGATGCCGTTGTAAGCAGTGGTGTAGTTAGCCCCATAACGCTCTTCTGGTCTGTGCGGCGCACCAGTTCCACACCAGAAATAATGTTGCCCCATTGATCTGACCCGCCAAGCTGCAACACGACATCCATGCGGCGGTTCAATTCACGGAAATCGTAAGACTGAAGAATGGAATAGTTGAATTCCAGAAATGTCAGCCCCTGCTCGCGCTCAAGGCGATTTTTTACGGAATCAAACGCCAGCATGCGATTGATAGAAAAATGCACCCCCACATCACGCAGCAGGTCAATATAGGCCAGCTTGTCCAGCCAATCTGCATTGTTCACAAGCACTGCTTCTGATGCACCAGAACCAAAGGTGAGGAACTGGCGCAAGCAACCTTCTATACCGGCCAGATTGGTCTGAATGATATCTTCCGTCATCAACCTCCGGGCTTCTTCCCGGAAGGATGGATCACCAATACGGGCTGTGCCGCCACCCACCAGCGCTATTGGCCGGTGGCCGTGTTTTTGCAACAGCCGTAACATCATAATCTGGATAAGGCTGCCAACGTGCAGGCTATCTGCCGTAGGATCAAACCCGATATAGGCCGCCACGGATTTTTCTGCCATCAGCGCATCCAGCGCATCGGCATCCGTGCACTGGAAAATAAAGCCGCGTGCAGCGGCCTCCCGCATGAAAGAACTCTTAAACCCGTTCTCGACCATTTATCCTGTCCCTTCTCTCCGGCCCCTGTCTGCAGGGCAGAACCAGCAGACAGACGCTCTAGCATGAGAGAGCAGAGAACAGAAACACTCAGCCCAAAAGCATTTGGCTGAAAAAAGCCTTAAGCTGTGCCGCCTACGGTCAGGCCAGTCATTTTAAGGGCAGGCTGGCCCACCCCAACCGGCACGCCTTGCCCGGCTTTACCGCAGGTGCCGATACCGGGGTCTAGCTCCAGATTGCCGCCAATCATGGAAACCTGCGTCATGGCCTCCGCCCCGCTTCCAATCAGGGTAGCACCTTTTACAGGTGCCGTTACACGGCCATTTTCAATCAGATAAGCTTCAGATGCGGCAAACACAAACTTGCCTGAGGTGATATCCACCTGCCCCCCCCCAAAGTGCACCGCGTACAGGCCACGCTTTACGGATGAGATCATTTCCTCCGTTGTAGAAGACCCGGGCTGCATGATGGTGTTGGTCATGCGCGGCAAAGGCATATGCGCGTATGACTGGCGACGCCCATTTCCTGTAGGCGCCATGCCCATCAAGCGTGCATTCAGCCTATCCTGCAGGTACCCCTGCAAAATACCGTCTTCAATCAACACCGTGCGGCCTGTGGGCGTGCCCTCATCATCAATAGTCAGGCTGCCGCGCCGGTCGGGTAGAGATCCATCGTCCACAACCGTAACCCCGGGGGAAGCCACACGCTTACCGATGCGCCCAGCAAATACGGATGTGCCTTTGCGGTTGAAATCCCCCTCCAACCCGTGGCCAACGGCCTCATGCAGCAAAATGCCGGGCCAACCTGCGCCTAACACAACCTCCATGGCACCTGCTGGTGCGGGTTGTGCTTCTAATGCAACCAATGCTTGCCGCAATGCCTCATCCACAGCGCCCTGCCATGTTTCTTCATTCAGCAAGCGGTTGATCTCATACCGGCCACCTAGCCCGTAACTTCCGCTTTCACGCTTGCCATCATGTTCCACCACAACAGATACATTCAGCCGCACCAAGGGGCGCAAATCTGCCGCACGTGTGCCATCGGCCCGCATAATCTGCACAGCCTGCCATTCCCCCGAAAGGGAGGCCATAACCTGCACCACACGATTATCTTTGCCCCGCGCATAGGCATCTATTTTTGAAAGCAGGCCAGAACGGGTTGCAAAATCGCTATCACCCAGCGGGTTGGCGTCTGTGTAAAGCCGCTGGTTGGTGGCCCGTGGCGGTGCTGCCATCTGGCCTGAGCGTCCGGCACGCACAGCGCTTACAGCATCTACAGCACGCAATAAGGAAGACCGGCTGAGTTCATCCGAATGGGCAAAACCCGTTTCTTCCCCCAATACAGCGCGCAGACCGAATCCGCTGCTGGTATTAAAGGATGCCGAACGGATAACACCATCGTCCAATGCAATGCCTTCACTTTCTCTGTATTCCAGAAAAAGTTCACCATCCTCCATTCCGGCCAATGCCGTTTTTGTCAGCTTTTCCGCATCATCTTTATGCAGTTGTGCGTCTGGGCGATGAAAAAACAGCTGGTCCGTAACGGCGAGAGCACCCGGATGCTGAGAGGAAGAAGACATGCACGACAACCCTTCAGGAAGAAATAGCCACACCGTAATGGCGCATACACAAAACATAGGAAGTTAAACCGCCACGTAAACCCGGCATGGCTGGCTTTTCCGTAGTAATTTTGGCTGGGCCCGGCTTATACGCCGGGCAATTCATTTACAGTTACAACGCGCCAGCCCACGTCCAAACGTTCCAGAATGGTTAGCGCCAGATTCTGCACGGAAAAATGAAGTGCTGTTTCCGCATGAATGCGCAAGGCATGGGCCAATGCCGCACGCACTACGCCACCATGCGTTACCGCTATAATATCCTGCTGCGCATATTTTTCTGCCAGCCTGTCCAGCAAGCGGCCCACGCGCGCGCAGACATCAATCATGCTTTCACCCTCTGGCGGGCATTCCGTTGCCCCAACAGCCCAGAACGGATGCGGTGCAAGATTAAGATACTGGGGCAGTTCCTCATAAGGCAGGCCCTGCCATGAGCCTAGATTCTGTTCAATCAGATCTGGCTCTACTGTCAGCTTGGCGGGGCCATAGCCAGCTTCCTGCACGGCCTGCGCTGTGCGTTGTGTGCGAGATAACGGGCTTACAAGCCAATGTGCTGGCTTAGGCAGGCGTTCTGCCAAAGCCCGATACATAGGGCGTTGCGCAATAAGGCTATCGGGGCACAAAGGCACATCCATTGCGCCGTACATGCACATACGGGCATTTTCTTCCACCAATGCGTGGCGGATCAGCCAGAAACGCGTAATACCCGGCGCCAATTTAGGGCCATCCAGAAAATGATCCTGAGATGAAGGTAAAACTTTGGGAAGGTCTCTTATTTCGTTCATAAAGTGTGTTGTGCGGCCAGCTAACTTGTGACGCAAGAGCCGAAATGGCGCCCCCTACAATGCAACAGGAAGCAATACTTCCGCCTCAACATCCACCACGTTTTCAGACTGCGCAGAAGCCGCCTTTTCCTCCGCTTTCTGCAAAAATGGCCAATAGCGCAGGATCAGGGAAATCTTTTCCATGACATATTGAACATTTTGTATCTCCTGATCCAGATACGTTTGATACGCCATACCTGTAGGCATATCTGACCCAGAAATATGGCGGGCACTAACAGAAATTCTTAAAGCACCCGCCATTTGCCCGCGCACCTGTGCATAAGGCACAGCAACAGGCTGTCCTAACTGATAATTTCTGGCCATAATCTGATACACAGAATCTGGACAGCCGAATGGCAGATAGC includes:
- the tyrS gene encoding tyrosine--tRNA ligase encodes the protein MVENGFKSSFMREAAARGFIFQCTDADALDALMAEKSVAAYIGFDPTADSLHVGSLIQIMMLRLLQKHGHRPIALVGGGTARIGDPSFREEARRLMTEDIIQTNLAGIEGCLRQFLTFGSGASEAVLVNNADWLDKLAYIDLLRDVGVHFSINRMLAFDSVKNRLEREQGLTFLEFNYSILQSYDFRELNRRMDVVLQLGGSDQWGNIISGVELVRRTDQKSVMGLTTPLLTTASGAKMGKTANGAVWLSEKRLPVFDYWQFWRNTEDADVGRFLRLFTELPLEECARLEALQGAEINEAKKVLATEATALCHGRNAALAAAEAARQTFEEGRVAAADLPVHEVAEADMAAGIPVFRLFAEAGLVKTNGEARRLVRGGGARLNNDVIQDENRLITQQDMVDGAIKLSAGKKHHVLVKVGGSA
- the tldD gene encoding metalloprotease TldD; this encodes MSSSSQHPGALAVTDQLFFHRPDAQLHKDDAEKLTKTALAGMEDGELFLEYRESEGIALDDGVIRSASFNTSSGFGLRAVLGEETGFAHSDELSRSSLLRAVDAVSAVRAGRSGQMAAPPRATNQRLYTDANPLGDSDFATRSGLLSKIDAYARGKDNRVVQVMASLSGEWQAVQIMRADGTRAADLRPLVRLNVSVVVEHDGKRESGSYGLGGRYEINRLLNEETWQGAVDEALRQALVALEAQPAPAGAMEVVLGAGWPGILLHEAVGHGLEGDFNRKGTSVFAGRIGKRVASPGVTVVDDGSLPDRRGSLTIDDEGTPTGRTVLIEDGILQGYLQDRLNARLMGMAPTGNGRRQSYAHMPLPRMTNTIMQPGSSTTEEMISSVKRGLYAVHFGGGQVDITSGKFVFAASEAYLIENGRVTAPVKGATLIGSGAEAMTQVSMIGGNLELDPGIGTCGKAGQGVPVGVGQPALKMTGLTVGGTA
- a CDS encoding histidine phosphatase family protein, coding for MNEIRDLPKVLPSSQDHFLDGPKLAPGITRFWLIRHALVEENARMCMYGAMDVPLCPDSLIAQRPMYRALAERLPKPAHWLVSPLSRTQRTAQAVQEAGYGPAKLTVEPDLIEQNLGSWQGLPYEELPQYLNLAPHPFWAVGATECPPEGESMIDVCARVGRLLDRLAEKYAQQDIIAVTHGGVVRAALAHALRIHAETALHFSVQNLALTILERLDVGWRVVTVNELPGV
- a CDS encoding glycosyltransferase family 4 protein; this encodes MLYPKKIAYVINSLEGGGTGAMVPSITGFFRARGCDVGVFVLTPRDKRAEPALQAAGLDIHIREGGESDHLQAYLWLRRKLAAWQPTQIWTSLTRSTLIGQQVGRSLRVPVISWQHNAFLKPGNIRLLRAAKSLSKLWVCDSECVADITRARLKLSANKVMSWPVFQALPDIQPAQPWTQGEVIRAGSLGRLHVAKGYDILCAALKRLQAYTSLPAFEVTVAGEGQERAHLEQMAKELKLTNIRFSGFASSSQDFLYTQHLYLQPSRREGFCIAMHEAMQAGLPVIGSEVGEMDRSIVENVTGWKVPPENPIMLADTLATVLAQPGQLAEVGQNARQFVLEKFSKEKFFENGDAIFRHLAR